The Primulina eburnea isolate SZY01 chromosome 12, ASM2296580v1, whole genome shotgun sequence genome includes the window ATTTTGAGATGATTGTTTAATGAAGAAGAATCAAACTTTTGCGTTTCTTGATTTTTAGGTCTGTGTCTTCTGAGGTTTCAAGTGATCTTATCATTCAAGTGAAGGGAAGTAGATATCTACTCCATAAGGTGAATTTACAGATGATTTATATGTTAAGCAACAAGAAAAATTTCgtagaaataataataaattgtgGTTCCTGAATTCGAAAAACTTTTACCACTGCAGTTTCCCCTGCTGTCCAAGTGCTTGCGCTTGCGGAGGTTATGTGCGGAAAACTCAGAAGCTTCACAAATTCAAATAGTCCATCTCCATGACTATCCTGGAGGAGTCGAGGCCTTCGAAATGTGCGCAAAATTCTGCTATGGAATCACGATCACTCTCAGTGCTTGCAACATTGTTTCGGTTCGATGTGCAGCAGAGTATCTTCAAATGACGGAAGATATCGAAAAGGGTAATCTAATATACAAGATTGAAGTGTTTTTGAATTCTTGCATCCTCCAGGGATGGAGGGACTCAATTGTAACTTTACAAAGCACGAAGGAGTTTTCTTTGTGGTCCGAGAACCTTCGAATTACAGGCAGATGCATCGAAGCCATTGCTTCAAAAGTTTTGGCTCATCCCACAAAGATTAACTTGTCACACAGTTATTCGAGACGTGGTCGAGATGACATGTCGTGGAATGGGTCGGAGAGCAATAGGAATAAGTCTACAAGTAATAGTAAAGGATGGTGGGCTGAAGATTTAGCAGATTTAGGGATTGATCTTTATTGGAGAACAATGATAGCCATCAAATCTGCTGGCAAGGTTCCTTCGGGTTTTATTGGTGATGCCTTGCGAATCTATGCATCCCGGTGGCTACCAAATATTTCAAAGCACATTAGTGTTGAGAAGGGAGTAGAATCAGACAGCGAGTCGGATTTGACTGGAGAAGCTACTAGGAAGCACAGGGTGCTGCTGGAATCAATTGTTAGTTTGTTGCCAGCAGAGAAAGGCGCTGTTTCTTGCCGTTTTTTGTCAAAACTATTGAAGGCTGCTAACATACTGAAAGCTTCTTCATCTTCAAAGATGGAATTGGCAAGAAGGGTTGGGCTTCAATTAGAAGATGCCACAGTTGATGATCTGTTGGTGCCATCCTTTACATCTGCAAACGACACAATATATGATGTTGATGTTGTAATGATCATTTTGGAGCAGTTTATTTTGCAAGGACAGAGTCCACCAATTAGTCCTCCGAGAAGCAAAACCAAATTCGAGAGGCGAAGGTCTAGATCTGCAGAAAACATCGATCTGGAGTTTCAAGAAAGTAGGAGATCGTCTTCTGCATCACACAGTTCCAAACTCAAGGTGGGAAAGCTTGTGGATGGATATTTACAAGTAATATCCAAAGACAAGAATTTGGCTTTGTCAAAGTTCATTTCCATTGCTGAATCGATCCCCGAATTTTCCAGGCTTGATCATGATGATCTTTACAAAGCTATTGACATCTACCTAAAGGTAGAACGATAAAAGACCAGTTCATATTGTTAAAAGCTTGTTAGGAAATAATGAAATTTTTATGCTGAATCTTTAATTTCTTGTCAAGCAGGGGCATCCGGAGCTCAACAAGAGTGAAAGAAAACGGCTATGCCAAATATTAGTCTGCAGAAAACTATCGGTGGAAGCCTGTATGCACGCTGCACAAAACGAGATGCTCCCGTTGAGGGTGGTGGTTCAAGTA containing:
- the LOC140806938 gene encoding BTB/POZ domain-containing protein At1g67900-like — its product is MKFMKLGSRPDTFYTTEAVRSVSSEVSSDLIIQVKGSRYLLHKFPLLSKCLRLRRLCAENSEASQIQIVHLHDYPGGVEAFEMCAKFCYGITITLSACNIVSVRCAAEYLQMTEDIEKGNLIYKIEVFLNSCILQGWRDSIVTLQSTKEFSLWSENLRITGRCIEAIASKVLAHPTKINLSHSYSRRGRDDMSWNGSESNRNKSTSNSKGWWAEDLADLGIDLYWRTMIAIKSAGKVPSGFIGDALRIYASRWLPNISKHISVEKGVESDSESDLTGEATRKHRVLLESIVSLLPAEKGAVSCRFLSKLLKAANILKASSSSKMELARRVGLQLEDATVDDLLVPSFTSANDTIYDVDVVMIILEQFILQGQSPPISPPRSKTKFERRRSRSAENIDLEFQESRRSSSASHSSKLKVGKLVDGYLQVISKDKNLALSKFISIAESIPEFSRLDHDDLYKAIDIYLKGHPELNKSERKRLCQILVCRKLSVEACMHAAQNEMLPLRVVVQVLFFEQARAAMNGGKVAEFPTGIKALLAVQKNPVTATASITTNTTTPPEDQWSVSGLKSLKSNVSTLKMKLAEDDEMDENVFPNGVEKFAKAKSFCMIPNRPKRMFSKLWPINRSVSEKN